The bacterium genome contains the following window.
GCCTGTATCAAAAAAAACACCTGTTATAACCCTTCTTGAGGGAAATACACCCCTTATATTTTCAGAGAGGCTATCTAAAGCAACAGGGCTTTCTGTTTATCTTAAATATGAAGGCTTAAATCCAACAGGCTCATTTAAAGATAGAGGAATGACCGTTGCTATCTCAA
Protein-coding sequences here:
- a CDS encoding pyridoxal-phosphate dependent enzyme, yielding MQDYKGVIERYKDFLPVSKKTPVITLLEGNTPLIFSERLSKATGLSVYLKYEGLNPTGSFKDRGMTVAIS